DNA sequence from the Methanobrevibacter sp. genome:
ATGCTCATGTTCATGGCTATGGTCATGTTCATGATCTTCGTGGTCATGACTATGATTATGATCATCATCTGCACAATCCGGACAACCGCAAAGACTTATATCCACATCTTCATCATAATCTATTTCTTCTCTGTGGTCATGAATACTTAAATCTGTATTTTTTTGATAGTCTCTTAATAACTGTTTATCATAATGATTGGAATCTTTACATTGAATTTCATCACAATTTGGATTAAAACAGATATAATTGTAATGTTCGGGATTGTAGCAGTTTTCTTCACTGCAATCCGCATCATAACATCTATTTTCCACCATTGTATCACCAATTAAAAATTATTCTAATATATGTTCCAAACCTACTTTGTAAATCATTTCAATATGAAGGTCTGTAAGAGAATATCTCGCCATTTTTCCTTCTTTTTGGTATTTGACAATATTATTTGCACGCAAAATTCTTAATTGATTTGAAACAGTAGTTTGGTTTAAATCAAGAGTTTCACAAATATCGCAAACACATAAATCCTCAATACTAAGCAGGGAAATAATTTTTAATCTTGTTGGATTTCCAAATATTTTAAAGAATTCTGACAGGTCGTTAAATTCATTTTCATCGGGGATGCGTTCTTTTATACGATTTACAACATCTTCGTGAGAATCGAATACTTCACATATGCCTTCTTTATTTTCAAGATTATTATTTTCCATAGTCATCACATATATTATCTATTTACATATTATGATATGTTTATGTATTTAAATGTATTCATATCATGATATCATGATATGTTATAGTAAAAAAATATTCGAAATTTCATCAAAAGTAATTAGATGGCAGTTACCAATCAGGTGGGAAAATGAAATGTTTTTTTATTTACAACATGAGCAATAGCTCAAAAAATTAGTTCATACACCAGAAAATCCGATGAATGTTAGGAATTGTCATCCCATACATTTTCAACCATTAACCTCAAAAAACCTGCCTAATTAAATATTGATTAATCATGCCCACCATCCATTAAATGGATATTGAAAAAAGAAAAATACTAAAAAACACTTTAAATTCTTTAAAATATATATAATGTAATTGAGATAATATTGGTATAAGATATTATTTTTATAACTTATTTAAAAATAAATATTCTGAATTTAAGTTTAGGATCGTGAACTGAAAATGAAAAGAAGCAAGAAACTAATAATTGCAATCCTTCTTGTAATATTCATAGGATTAATCGCTTATATTGCAGGCACATTATTTATGAGTCCCGATTTAACCCATGAAAGCAAGAACATATTAGTATTAGCATCTGACAAATACGAGCAATCCAATGGTGGAGTGGATATGGCTTTCATGATTCATCTTGAAAATGGTAGCCTGGCTAATTATACTCCAATCTATCCTGGGGGAATGACACATCCAACACAACCCGCTCCGGGCAATCTTCAGGGAAGAATGCTACTTCACGACTGTCTGTGGAACGGATTGGATTCAGGTATGCAAAATGCAAAAGAGATTGTAGAAGCAAATACCGGAATGCATGCAGATGCAGTAGTAGTTGTTTACGATGAAGGTATAGATAACATTATCGATTCCATTAGACCGCTTAAGGTAAATGGCGTTGAAACAAACCTTAGCGCAACTGACATTATTCGTCAAAATGATGCTTATGCAGGATATGCCGGAAATGAAAATGTTCCGGGAACACTGTCCAGAGCAGATGCAGTAATGGTATTAACTAAAGCTCTTGCAAATGCTGCTAAAGATCCTGTTAAAAAAAGTACAATGGTGGACGCTGCATTGAAAGAATATTCCAAAGGAAATATCATCATGCAACCGCAAGGATCATTTACAAAATTGCTTGCTACAAAAGGATTCGAAAACCTATCTTAATCTTTAAAGAATTTTTTTAATTCTTTAAAGAACTTTTTTTATTTATTCAACATCTTTTAAAGCTTCAACCATATTTAAACTTCTAATTTTATCTGAAAACATTAAATTAACAATAATGGATATTGAAAATGTTATTGCGGCTGATAAAATAATGTTTCCCCAGGTCAATGACGGAACATAATACAATGAATCTCCTGCAGCATCCATCATCAGCGTCATGAAATAAAAACCGAGAGGAATTCCTAAAATAAACCCTATAGCTGTAAAAAGTATGTTTTGAGTCAATAGCAGTTTTCTTAAAAAATTGGTTTTAAAACCCAAAACCTTCAAGGTTGCAATTTCCCTTTCCATTTCTGTAAATGAGAGGATTTCCAAATTATAAAGAACTAAAATGGCCAATAAAGCTGCAACAATTGTTACAACATAAACCATCATCATCACAGAAGCAGTCATTTCATTCCAATTTTCCTTTAAAGAATCCAATCTGGTAACCGATTTAATCGAATCGAAGTTTTCACCAAATTTCTCAGAAGTAACAATGCTGGTCGGTGTGAAATTTAGACCTTCATCTTCAATTGTGTCCGGAGACATTATCAGCCCTTGAGAAATCGGTTCTGCATGAATCTGACCAATTTCAGATTTAACCCAAACGTCACTTCCAACAATATGCCATTTGATTTTATCGCCGATGCTTAAGTTAAACTCTTCGGCTAGTTTAACAGAAATTGAAACATCCCCTTCCTTAATTTCAATCGGATTTCTATTGCTGTCTGTGTATGATATCAAATCCGTGTTGTTTGAAACTAAAACCAATGCCCTATCTTCCATATCCTCAGATTTAATCTCAATAGGCATCTGCATTATAAAACTGCCATTGGTTTCATTGGCAATATAATACAATTCGCCTGCGGAAGCATTATTGGAAATGACTAATTTTGACTCAAAATGATTGATGTCCTCATATTCCCATGTTCTTAAATCATTCATACTGTCGTTCATACCAAATGCTGCAATTAACAGTGCAACACAACCCATAACGCCAATAATTGCCATTAAAGCACGGAACCTGTTTCTTTTTGCATCACGCCAATTCCAACGAATATTGAAACTTAAATGTTTCCAGAATTTAGTTTTTTCAATTAAATTAGTTGAAGACAATTTAGGAGGTTTCGGCCTTAGAGTATTTGCAGGATTTTCTTTTGAAATGCTCCTGCAGGTCAGATAAGTAACCAATACAGAAGACAATACCAACAATACAACAACATATATAAAACTCATATCAAAACCAGGATTCCATTCCGGCAATGTGTAGCGGCTGCTCATTGTTGGATAAAACATCTGAGGAATAATAATCGGCCCGGCAATCATTCCTAAAATGGATCCCGTTAACACAGGGAAAAATCCATAAGAAATAAAATGCAATATTATGACACTATCTTTAAAACCCACAGCTTTTAAAATTCCGATTTGAGTTCTCTGATAACTTACAATCCTAGTCATTGTTGTTAAAAGTGTTAAAAATGTAATTATAATAAAAAGAATAGGGAAAATATCCCCCATCATCTTATGCTGCGCCATCTCTTCACCAAATTGAGATACGCTGACATGGTCTTTCTGTTTAGTAAATGACAAATAGCTAACAGAATCGTCAAGTTTTTCTTTAAAAACCGCGTCTGACTGGTTATATTTGACAAGGACCGTATCATATTTTATATCTGAAGGATACGCTTTATATGATAAATATGCAAATCCCAAATCTTCAAAATTAGGGGTGATTGATGTAGGTGATGATTCATAAACATATTCGGGAGAATAACCGATTCCCTTAATCTCCTTTTCAATGGTTTTGCCGTCAAATTCAAAGGATATGTTGTCCCCTACTTTTAACTCCTTTGCATCGGCAAAACGCTTGTCTAACCACACTCCTGACTCGTCATCAATGTCTATGTCTTTTCCCTGACTAACATAAAACTTGGAAATATCATTATTTTCCAGAAAATGCAGCGTGATATCAGGATTATTGTCAAATCCACCAATCGACTGGACTACCGCCTGCCTTTCAGATTGATATGCAATGTCATTTATTTTTTCAAAATCCGATTTATTAAAACTAGTTTTATGAATCCAACCATCAGCGAGATTAGTTTCATTGTAAAAATCTGAACTTGTTTGTTCAAGCCCATAATACTCACTGCAGATTCCGCAAAAAGCAAAAATACCTAAAAAAGCCATGAGAAATATGGCAATAAACTGCGATTTATTAAATTTTATATCCCTTAGCATTTTTTTAGATAACGACATACTATACTATATGAACTAAATATCATTTAAACTTAAAGATGAAAATGAATGCGGGTTGAGACTACCATTCGAGATTTTCAACTTTTTTTGGATTTTCATTAACAGCAATACTTTCGATTTGACCGTTCTTAATTCTAATTACTTTATCAGCGGCATCTGCCAGAATAGCATTGTGAGTAACTATAACTACCGTAGTATTATTGTTATTGCTCATATCCTGAAGTAAATTTAAAATCAGAACACCGGTTTTTGAATCGAGAGCCCCTGTCGGTTCGTCACATAAAAGCATAGTAGGGCATTTAGCAACAGCACGGGCAATTGATACCCTTTGCTGTTCACCACCAGATAATTGCGCCGGGAACTGATTAGCATGATTTTTAAGACCGACGGAATACAATACCTCCGAACCGTCAATATCCACATCAACAATATCCTTCATCAATTCAACATTCTCCAAAGCTGTCAAATTCGGAATCAAATTATAAAACTGGAAAATGAATCCGACATTTTTGGCCCTGTATACAGTCAGCTGATTGTCATCGAAAGATTCAATATGCCTGCCGTTAACGATAATCTGACCGGAAGTTACAGTATCAAGTCCTCCTAAAAGGTTTAGAAGTGTTGATTTGCCTGCACCGGA
Encoded proteins:
- a CDS encoding helix-turn-helix transcriptional regulator is translated as MENNNLENKEGICEVFDSHEDVVNRIKERIPDENEFNDLSEFFKIFGNPTRLKIISLLSIEDLCVCDICETLDLNQTTVSNQLRILRANNIVKYQKEGKMARYSLTDLHIEMIYKVGLEHILE
- a CDS encoding ABC transporter permease; amino-acid sequence: MAFLGIFAFCGICSEYYGLEQTSSDFYNETNLADGWIHKTSFNKSDFEKINDIAYQSERQAVVQSIGGFDNNPDITLHFLENNDISKFYVSQGKDIDIDDESGVWLDKRFADAKELKVGDNISFEFDGKTIEKEIKGIGYSPEYVYESSPTSITPNFEDLGFAYLSYKAYPSDIKYDTVLVKYNQSDAVFKEKLDDSVSYLSFTKQKDHVSVSQFGEEMAQHKMMGDIFPILFIIITFLTLLTTMTRIVSYQRTQIGILKAVGFKDSVIILHFISYGFFPVLTGSILGMIAGPIIIPQMFYPTMSSRYTLPEWNPGFDMSFIYVVVLLVLSSVLVTYLTCRSISKENPANTLRPKPPKLSSTNLIEKTKFWKHLSFNIRWNWRDAKRNRFRALMAIIGVMGCVALLIAAFGMNDSMNDLRTWEYEDINHFESKLVISNNASAGELYYIANETNGSFIMQMPIEIKSEDMEDRALVLVSNNTDLISYTDSNRNPIEIKEGDVSISVKLAEEFNLSIGDKIKWHIVGSDVWVKSEIGQIHAEPISQGLIMSPDTIEDEGLNFTPTSIVTSEKFGENFDSIKSVTRLDSLKENWNEMTASVMMMVYVVTIVAALLAILVLYNLEILSFTEMEREIATLKVLGFKTNFLRKLLLTQNILFTAIGFILGIPLGFYFMTLMMDAAGDSLYYVPSLTWGNIILSAAITFSISIIVNLMFSDKIRSLNMVEALKDVE
- a CDS encoding ABC transporter ATP-binding protein, whose product is MCEIIEFKNVNKEYKSGDNILKAMNDVSFSIDEGEFVVILGPSGAGKSTLLNLLGGLDTVTSGQIIVNGRHIESFDDNQLTVYRAKNVGFIFQFYNLIPNLTALENVELMKDIVDVDIDGSEVLYSVGLKNHANQFPAQLSGGEQQRVSIARAVAKCPTMLLCDEPTGALDSKTGVLILNLLQDMSNNNNTTVVIVTHNAILADAADKVIRIKNGQIESIAVNENPKKVENLEW
- a CDS encoding DUF4012 domain-containing protein, which translates into the protein MKRSKKLIIAILLVIFIGLIAYIAGTLFMSPDLTHESKNILVLASDKYEQSNGGVDMAFMIHLENGSLANYTPIYPGGMTHPTQPAPGNLQGRMLLHDCLWNGLDSGMQNAKEIVEANTGMHADAVVVVYDEGIDNIIDSIRPLKVNGVETNLSATDIIRQNDAYAGYAGNENVPGTLSRADAVMVLTKALANAAKDPVKKSTMVDAALKEYSKGNIIMQPQGSFTKLLATKGFENLS